CGCACGGTATGTCCATCGTGTGTTCGACCACCGAGTGATCAGTGAGGGCACACCCGAAGACGACTACGAGTGGACGGAGTACGTGGTGCGTGAGTCTCCCGGAGGAAGGGTGCAGATCACGCTGCAGGTGGCTAGAACCGCTGGCGCGGTCCGAAAGATACAGCTCCGACGGGTAACCACCACGAAGGCAGGAAGCGCCCTCGAAACCCTTGTCGAGTTCGACCGTACTGAATCTTCGCGTCTGGTCTCGCTCATCAAGCTGCTCGATGACATCCCGATCGAGGGCGACACGACCGTCTTGGTGGATGACGACTTGGTGCGCGACCTTGCCGACCACCCCGAGGCTCTCCAAGCTCTGTACGCCCACGACCCTGAGCGCTTTCGGCGCTTCATCGAGAGTGACGTGTCCGCGGAAGATCTCGTCGCCGTCGCCTACCGCCGGGGTGAGGTTGAAGAGTTCCGCAACCTGCTGCATGACGACGACTACTTCGACCTCGCGGCAACATCTGCCGGCGGGCCCGAGAAGGTGTGGCAGCAGTTCCTCGAGCGCAACCCGTGGGTGCTCGGCTTAGGCCTCTCCGGTCAACTGTTAACGTCTTGGGACGACGAGAAACTGGAGCGAACGGTCGCCGGCAGCTCGGTGGTCGGCGCAGGTAAGCGGGTAGACGCCCTGTTGCAGACGAATGGCCGGCTGAACATGCTGGCCTTCGCGGAGATCAAGCACCACCGCACCCCGCTGCTGCACCACGACCAGTACCGCGCCGGCTGCTGGGCACCCTCGCACGACCTCTCGGGCGGCGTCACTCAGGTGCAACAGACCGTCCACCGAGCCCTCGACACGATCGGGGAACGGCTGCACGTGCGGGGAGCCGACGGGGCCGAGACCGGCCAAGTGGCCTTCCTCATGCAACCCCGCTCGTACCTGATCGTGGGGCACCTCAACCAGTTGACCGGCGTTGGCGGCGTGCACCCTGAGAAGCATCGCTCTTTCGAGGTCTATCGCCAGAACCTGCATCGACCCGAGATCGTCACCTTCGATGAGTTGCTCGCCCGCGCCGAGTGGAGCGTTGCTCTAGCGGAGAGTTCTGGGGGATAGAGCGCGACGCAAGGCCGATGGCTTCGGCCCTGCAGTCAGCTTCACTGCGCTTGCCGAAGCGGTAATGCGACAATCAAGCAGCATGACCAGTCACAACCACCGTCAACTAAACCCGCAGCAATCCCGTGTGGTGACCGTCAGTCCTCGAGCGTCGCTGCGAGGCTGAAGTTGTCCCGCGCCCTACTGCGCAGCTCCAGCAGTACGTCCTGCCGCTTGAAGTCGACGTTG
Above is a genomic segment from Motilibacter peucedani containing:
- a CDS encoding Shedu immune nuclease family protein; this encodes MPLLPDGFDWSAAYALAAQPETEADFAALRLTSRTYISKTFLLQHGTVQDLGQPARYVHRVFDHRVISEGTPEDDYEWTEYVVRESPGGRVQITLQVARTAGAVRKIQLRRVTTTKAGSALETLVEFDRTESSRLVSLIKLLDDIPIEGDTTVLVDDDLVRDLADHPEALQALYAHDPERFRRFIESDVSAEDLVAVAYRRGEVEEFRNLLHDDDYFDLAATSAGGPEKVWQQFLERNPWVLGLGLSGQLLTSWDDEKLERTVAGSSVVGAGKRVDALLQTNGRLNMLAFAEIKHHRTPLLHHDQYRAGCWAPSHDLSGGVTQVQQTVHRALDTIGERLHVRGADGAETGQVAFLMQPRSYLIVGHLNQLTGVGGVHPEKHRSFEVYRQNLHRPEIVTFDELLARAEWSVALAESSGG